In Candidatus Defluviilinea proxima, a single genomic region encodes these proteins:
- a CDS encoding DUF2087 domain-containing protein: METQPEVLSFVKAMASAERLRVIGALVRGRATQAEVAEQLHVPVRDVFEHLSFLAHVGIVSETDGVYELNEKAIEALARGQFEGKRPAYEAKEEKQDDVRKVLKNYLNADGTLKQLPPMGNKLLIILNFIVDAFAFDTNYTEKEVNTILRRFHADTAALRRYLVDHKLMDREGNGTKYWRVKHGE, encoded by the coding sequence ATGGAAACCCAACCCGAAGTTTTATCCTTTGTCAAAGCCATGGCCTCCGCCGAGCGGTTGCGCGTCATTGGCGCCCTCGTGCGTGGACGTGCCACGCAGGCCGAAGTTGCCGAGCAGTTACATGTCCCTGTACGGGATGTGTTCGAGCACCTGTCCTTTCTTGCGCATGTCGGTATTGTCAGCGAAACGGACGGAGTCTACGAGTTGAACGAGAAAGCCATCGAAGCCCTAGCACGTGGACAATTCGAAGGCAAACGTCCCGCATATGAAGCGAAAGAAGAAAAGCAGGATGATGTCCGCAAAGTGTTGAAGAACTACCTCAATGCAGATGGAACACTCAAGCAACTCCCGCCCATGGGAAACAAACTGCTTATTATCCTCAATTTCATCGTGGATGCGTTTGCATTTGACACGAATTACACTGAAAAAGAGGTGAACACGATCCTGCGCCGTTTTCACGCAGATACAGCTGCCCTACGCCGTTACCTTGTAGACCACAAATTGATGGATCGCGAAGGCAATGGCACCAAGTATTGGAGAGTCAAACATGGAGAATAG
- a CDS encoding GIY-YIG nuclease family protein, with amino-acid sequence MKSRKDIHREYKERVKPSGIFQVKNMGNGKVLLGSSLNLEGSLNKHRFMLKIGSHTNKVLQKDWNEFGADQFVFEILEEVKVVDSPNFNLSDELTLLEQIWLEKLEPVGERGYNVNERIREA; translated from the coding sequence GTGAAGTCAAGAAAAGACATCCACAGAGAATATAAGGAGCGCGTAAAGCCATCCGGTATCTTTCAGGTAAAGAACATGGGGAATGGCAAGGTGCTTCTCGGTAGCAGCTTGAATCTTGAAGGCTCTTTGAACAAGCATAGATTTATGCTCAAGATCGGCAGTCATACCAACAAGGTTTTACAAAAGGATTGGAATGAGTTTGGCGCTGACCAGTTTGTTTTCGAGATATTGGAGGAAGTGAAGGTTGTGGATAGTCCGAACTTCAACTTGAGCGATGAACTGACTTTGTTGGAACAGATCTGGCTGGAGAAACTTGAGCCCGTTGGTGAGCGTGGTTACAATGTCAACGAACGGATTCGTGAGGCATGA
- a CDS encoding metalloregulator ArsR/SmtB family transcription factor → MSEELVNFFKALADSSRLKIVGLLAEKSYSVEELAALLNLKPSTVSHHLSKLSEAGLVQSRAESYYSVYQLDRKMLEEKSRTIFSSEELSTVAAEVDADAYDSKVVKDFTKRDGSLKTIPAQQKKLEAILRYVVKSFEVGKRYSEKRVNEILSKYHEDTATLRRELIGYGLMAREGGGGEYWRVE, encoded by the coding sequence ATGAGCGAGGAACTTGTCAACTTTTTCAAAGCACTTGCGGATTCGAGCCGCCTCAAGATCGTTGGCTTGCTCGCTGAAAAGTCCTATAGCGTGGAGGAGCTTGCCGCGTTGCTGAATTTGAAGCCATCCACGGTCTCGCATCATCTTTCCAAGTTGTCGGAGGCGGGGTTGGTGCAATCGCGCGCAGAAAGCTATTACAGCGTCTATCAGTTGGATCGTAAAATGCTCGAGGAAAAATCACGCACTATTTTTTCGAGCGAAGAACTTTCCACTGTCGCCGCTGAGGTGGATGCCGATGCCTACGATTCGAAAGTGGTCAAAGACTTCACAAAGCGTGATGGGAGTTTGAAGACCATCCCCGCGCAACAAAAAAAGCTGGAAGCGATCCTGCGGTATGTTGTGAAATCGTTTGAAGTGGGAAAACGTTATAGTGAGAAGCGTGTCAACGAGATCCTCTCGAAGTATCACGAGGATACGGCAACCTTGCGCCGTGAATTGATCGGTTATGGATTGATGGCGCGTGAAGGTGGTGGGGGAGAGTATTGGCGGGTCGAATAA
- a CDS encoding response regulator transcription factor, giving the protein MAKSNIYSILIVDDHEVVRNGIRSYLETIKTFEVVGEAESGEAAVKLVAELIPDIVLLDLIMPGMDGVETTRQIKKISPRTQVVVLTSYHEDVHIFPALKAGAISYILKDMKMEKLADTLQRAVRHEVTLHPLVAERVLENIRGDASEEPALFTELTERELDVLRLIAKGMTNSQIAENLVISENTVKGHVSNILSKLHLADRTQVAVYAWQSGLVNREK; this is encoded by the coding sequence ATGGCAAAGAGCAACATTTACAGCATCCTGATCGTTGACGATCACGAAGTCGTGCGCAACGGTATCCGTTCCTATCTTGAAACCATTAAGACATTTGAAGTGGTGGGCGAGGCCGAGTCAGGGGAGGCGGCGGTCAAACTGGTTGCGGAATTGATCCCAGACATCGTATTGCTAGACCTGATCATGCCGGGGATGGATGGCGTGGAAACAACGCGTCAGATCAAGAAGATCAGTCCGCGCACACAGGTGGTGGTGTTAACTTCCTATCATGAGGACGTGCATATCTTCCCTGCGCTAAAGGCCGGAGCGATCTCTTATATTCTCAAAGACATGAAGATGGAAAAACTGGCAGATACACTGCAACGCGCGGTACGCCATGAAGTGACATTGCATCCGCTGGTGGCAGAACGTGTCCTTGAAAATATTCGCGGCGACGCCAGCGAGGAGCCCGCTTTATTCACCGAGTTGACTGAACGGGAATTGGATGTGTTGCGCCTGATCGCCAAAGGCATGACCAACAGTCAGATCGCAGAGAATCTTGTGATCAGTGAAAACACGGTCAAGGGACATGTGAGCAATATCCTGAGCAAGTTGCATCTTGCAGATCGCACCCAGGTGGCTGTATATGCCTGGCAAAGCGGTTTGGTCAACAGAGAAAAATAG
- a CDS encoding GAF domain-containing protein, translating to MYYTVAMKSRTFILLGLILALVLASCETGNSLPATPKADSVATSLPEAPSRVQSIPMPEMCNCVLRFDLISIEQGLSQSSVHAILQDKSGFLWLGTEDGLNRYDGYTFKTFKPDRDNINSLSDRWITSIVEDREGYLWFGTRHGGLNRYDPHTEQFTPFRHDETNPSSLSDDRVNTLYVDKKGNLWVGTSSGLDLFQPVQKTFVHYVYEPNNPTGLSGQKVSLIYQDQKERYWVGTDGGLDRFEPGRGVIISYQHNPDDENTLSNNRVTSLVEDTADTLWVGTAKGLNKLNLITGVVTRFMAGGLEPLSPINNAINTLYADHSGNLWVGTNAGLDRLSNDGSRFIHYYNDPSFPKSLSNNTVLSIFEDRGGVLWFGTYGGVNKYDRGRDKFAYFRNEPGIPNSLSGNYVTALLVNRYGSIWVGTNGKGLNLINWLSGDITHYTADPQNPNSLASNEILSLAFDHEGMIWIGTANGLDRLDPTENTFTHYHSNSERSYSLGSNTVYTLYEDSQNVLWVGTGAGLERFNRATNNFTHYFPDANNLTSLSGGNVTVIREDNQGFLWVGTLENGLNRFDRHTGIFTHYQYNQLDSKSLNNDSILSIYQDSKGRLWIGTSGGGLNQYHPETNSFTYLLEKDGLANGVVYSILEDENGYLWMSTNHGLSRFDPETNAFRNFDVGDGLQGNEFNMGAYAKGINGKLHFGGINGLTVFDPRNIVDNPVAPQITLLSISQDGVPIKIDPALETKNITLRWPHNSFEFEYAALSYNQPLKNNYAYMLEDFDNTWNYIGTKRNGRYTNLAGGSYTLLLKATNSDGVWNETPVRIHVTVVPPFWATVWFRILLVFLVLGAVASGIGLRTRSIQDRNRQLERLVRDRTSALEKRSQEIQALYQADERILRNVSLQQVFQTLVDVAVDTLNADRSIVFAWDEKRTKVRPRVSRGYLPETLKVLQFAKGEGYIGKVLETGVPAIVRHMDMNEFREDVREALITEGIRSFVHLPIIVDNKTVGVFNVGFTKPNLIGDDITRLFSALTHRASISIANMELFEQTKDLAVMEERNRLARDLHDSAKQKAFAALAQLGTARGIIKGNGNPAYLHLNEAENLVSDVIQELTFLVQEIYPIALQEKGLPTVLREYMYEWENRNDIKVDFSMRNERPLPLGIEQAIYRVAQESLANVARHSQAQHVELSLMYNSDSLQLSVSDDGRGFDVKLKSHGLGLRSIRERVASIHGTVQIQSTPGQGTKIIVQAPIKD from the coding sequence ATGTACTATACTGTGGCTATGAAAAGCAGGACTTTCATCCTCCTCGGGCTGATCCTTGCCCTCGTTCTTGCCTCATGTGAGACAGGGAACTCGCTTCCAGCGACGCCTAAAGCTGATTCTGTCGCGACCAGCCTCCCCGAAGCCCCGAGCCGGGTTCAATCCATCCCCATGCCCGAAATGTGCAACTGCGTCTTGCGCTTCGACCTGATCAGCATCGAACAAGGTCTTTCCCAAAGTTCCGTACATGCCATCCTTCAAGATAAGAGCGGATTTCTATGGCTCGGTACAGAGGATGGTTTGAATCGTTATGATGGATATACATTCAAGACCTTCAAACCAGACCGGGACAATATCAATAGTTTGAGTGATCGTTGGATCACATCCATTGTGGAAGACCGTGAGGGATACTTATGGTTCGGAACACGTCACGGCGGGTTGAACCGATACGATCCGCATACCGAGCAATTTACTCCATTCCGACACGACGAAACCAACCCATCCAGCCTGAGCGATGACCGGGTCAATACACTTTACGTGGATAAAAAAGGCAACCTTTGGGTTGGCACATCCAGTGGCTTGGACCTGTTTCAACCAGTACAGAAGACCTTTGTCCATTATGTGTATGAACCCAATAACCCCACCGGTTTGAGCGGACAAAAAGTTTCATTGATCTATCAGGATCAAAAAGAACGGTATTGGGTCGGTACAGATGGTGGTCTGGATCGTTTCGAACCGGGTAGAGGCGTCATCATTTCTTATCAACACAACCCAGACGATGAAAACACGCTGAGCAACAATCGTGTGACATCTTTGGTGGAAGATACTGCTGACACGTTATGGGTGGGCACTGCAAAGGGATTGAATAAGCTCAATTTGATCACCGGTGTAGTCACCCGCTTTATGGCTGGAGGCTTGGAACCATTAAGCCCGATCAACAATGCGATCAATACATTGTATGCCGACCATTCCGGAAATCTATGGGTGGGAACGAACGCTGGGCTTGATCGATTAAGCAACGATGGTTCACGGTTCATCCATTACTATAACGATCCATCCTTCCCCAAAAGCTTGAGTAACAACACGGTCCTATCCATATTCGAGGATCGTGGAGGTGTGTTGTGGTTCGGCACATACGGCGGCGTTAACAAATACGACCGCGGACGTGACAAGTTCGCCTACTTCCGTAACGAACCCGGAATCCCCAACAGTTTGAGCGGGAATTATGTCACTGCGCTTTTGGTCAACCGCTATGGGAGTATTTGGGTTGGGACAAATGGTAAGGGGTTGAATCTCATCAACTGGCTTTCTGGAGACATCACCCACTACACTGCTGACCCGCAAAATCCGAATAGCCTGGCTTCCAATGAGATCCTTTCGCTGGCCTTCGATCATGAAGGCATGATATGGATCGGAACAGCCAATGGGCTCGACAGGCTGGACCCAACAGAAAATACCTTCACGCACTATCATTCCAATAGTGAACGGTCCTATAGTCTGGGCTCCAACACGGTATACACTCTGTACGAAGATAGTCAAAATGTATTATGGGTGGGTACTGGCGCAGGGTTGGAGAGATTCAACCGGGCAACCAACAACTTCACACATTATTTCCCTGATGCAAACAATCTGACGTCATTGAGCGGCGGCAATGTAACAGTGATCCGCGAAGATAATCAGGGGTTTCTATGGGTGGGCACACTAGAGAATGGCCTTAACCGGTTCGACCGTCATACCGGTATATTTACACACTATCAATATAACCAATTGGATAGCAAGAGCTTAAACAACGACTCGATCCTCTCCATCTATCAGGATAGCAAGGGCCGCCTTTGGATCGGCACATCGGGAGGAGGGTTAAACCAATATCACCCGGAGACCAATTCATTCACGTATCTTCTCGAAAAGGACGGACTTGCCAACGGGGTTGTTTATAGCATTCTCGAAGATGAAAACGGATATCTTTGGATGAGCACGAATCATGGTCTCTCTCGCTTTGACCCTGAGACCAATGCATTTCGAAACTTCGATGTCGGCGATGGCTTGCAGGGCAATGAATTCAATATGGGAGCCTATGCAAAAGGCATTAACGGAAAGCTCCATTTCGGGGGCATCAATGGGCTGACTGTTTTCGACCCGCGCAACATCGTCGATAACCCGGTAGCACCGCAGATCACACTGCTTTCCATCTCACAAGATGGTGTGCCCATTAAGATCGATCCCGCACTGGAAACAAAGAACATCACTCTCCGATGGCCGCACAATTCGTTCGAATTTGAATATGCCGCGCTCAGTTATAACCAGCCGCTTAAGAATAATTATGCTTATATGCTGGAAGATTTCGACAACACCTGGAACTATATAGGCACAAAACGTAACGGCCGTTATACCAACCTCGCCGGCGGGAGTTACACACTCCTATTGAAAGCCACAAACAGTGATGGAGTGTGGAACGAAACGCCGGTGCGTATCCACGTGACCGTTGTGCCTCCCTTCTGGGCGACGGTATGGTTTCGCATTCTGCTCGTGTTCTTAGTCCTTGGAGCGGTCGCAAGCGGAATTGGCCTGAGGACAAGGTCCATTCAGGATCGCAACCGCCAACTTGAACGACTTGTCCGTGACAGAACAAGCGCCCTCGAAAAACGAAGCCAGGAGATCCAGGCGCTCTATCAGGCCGACGAACGCATCCTTCGTAACGTAAGTCTGCAACAAGTCTTCCAGACATTGGTGGATGTGGCAGTGGATACACTCAATGCCGACCGCAGTATCGTCTTCGCATGGGATGAAAAACGGACAAAGGTCCGTCCACGTGTGAGTCGCGGTTACCTTCCGGAGACGCTCAAAGTATTGCAATTTGCAAAAGGCGAGGGATACATCGGCAAAGTGCTGGAGACCGGCGTCCCAGCCATTGTGCGACATATGGATATGAACGAATTCCGCGAGGATGTGCGCGAAGCGTTAATCACTGAGGGCATCCGCTCCTTTGTGCATCTGCCCATCATCGTGGACAATAAGACCGTCGGTGTTTTCAACGTGGGCTTTACGAAACCAAATCTAATCGGCGACGATATCACCCGCCTATTCTCCGCATTGACGCACCGTGCTTCGATCTCCATCGCGAATATGGAACTCTTCGAGCAAACGAAAGATCTGGCTGTGATGGAAGAACGAAACCGCCTCGCACGGGACCTGCATGATAGCGCCAAACAAAAAGCCTTTGCCGCCCTTGCACAACTCGGCACGGCGCGTGGCATCATAAAGGGAAACGGAAACCCTGCTTACTTACACCTGAATGAGGCTGAAAATCTCGTTTCGGATGTGATCCAAGAGTTGACCTTCCTTGTACAGGAGATCTACCCGATCGCCCTGCAAGAAAAGGGATTACCCACTGTCCTTCGTGAATATATGTATGAATGGGAAAACCGCAACGACATCAAAGTTGATTTCTCCATGCGAAACGAACGTCCCTTACCGCTTGGCATCGAGCAGGCCATTTACCGTGTAGCACAGGAATCGCTTGCCAATGTGGCACGTCACAGCCAGGCACAGCATGTGGAACTCTCCTTGATGTACAATAGCGACTCACTGCAACTTTCTGTCAGTGACGATGGCCGCGGGTTCGATGTCAAGTTGAAGAGTCACGGTTTGGGGTTGCGTTCCATTCGCGAACGTGTGGCCAGCATACACGGGACAGTACAAATCCAAAGCACGCCGGGGCAGGGAACAAAGATCATTGTGCAGGCTCCGATCAAAGATTAA
- a CDS encoding c-type cytochrome, whose product MRKISITILVLSILLLTACSSNESSSPQAIGTLESVPAEYAGKTNPLGAEAATEGANVFHANCEACHGTQGHGDGPAGQAIDPRPQNLAALQTVATDEYLFWRISEGKYGTSMVGWKGVLKEEQIWQVVAFLRTLK is encoded by the coding sequence ATGAGAAAAATATCCATCACTATCCTCGTTTTGAGTATTCTTCTACTAACAGCTTGCTCAAGCAATGAAAGCAGTTCTCCTCAAGCGATTGGTACGCTTGAATCTGTTCCTGCGGAATATGCGGGCAAGACCAATCCGCTTGGCGCAGAGGCGGCGACAGAGGGTGCAAATGTATTTCACGCAAATTGCGAGGCTTGTCACGGAACACAAGGTCATGGCGATGGTCCCGCCGGACAGGCAATTGACCCCAGGCCACAGAATCTAGCCGCCTTGCAAACAGTTGCTACAGATGAGTACTTGTTCTGGCGCATTTCAGAAGGCAAGTACGGCACATCCATGGTGGGATGGAAAGGCGTCCTCAAAGAGGAACAGATCTGGCAGGTGGTTGCGTTCCTCCGCACCTTGAAGTAA
- a CDS encoding COX15/CtaA family protein yields the protein MPQTQNRAVMNWLFIFVFVVAFLVVFGGFVRLTRSGLSIVEWNPISGSMPPIGAQAWQEEFAKYQLTPEYIKVNSNMTLDEYKFIFYMEWFHRNIARFAGLIYAIPVFYFLFKKAIPWKEFGIYFVMGILFISQALAGWIMVASGLVDRPSVSHFNLTIHLLLALTLFGLAYWTALGHKFGFDNSGAKAKWSLPSKLSVVYFVLLIVQITYGGFTAGLKAGHVSNTWPLMLGKLIPPNLFNSAINLIESPQAIVFIHRWFAFVVLLAVPLIYSASKKQGFPQDLQTGLKWLIGVVILQIVLGIVTVISNVNIVIALLHQANAIVLFGLAVYFIHRFRALDAKGL from the coding sequence ATGCCTCAAACTCAGAATCGTGCGGTGATGAACTGGCTTTTCATCTTCGTCTTTGTCGTTGCGTTTCTTGTCGTCTTCGGGGGATTTGTACGTCTTACACGTTCGGGCTTATCCATCGTGGAGTGGAACCCCATCAGCGGGTCGATGCCGCCTATCGGCGCACAAGCCTGGCAGGAAGAGTTTGCAAAATATCAGTTGACGCCTGAATACATCAAGGTCAACTCGAACATGACATTGGATGAATACAAATTCATCTTTTACATGGAATGGTTTCATCGCAACATCGCGCGCTTTGCTGGGCTGATCTATGCCATCCCTGTTTTTTATTTCCTCTTCAAGAAGGCGATCCCTTGGAAAGAGTTCGGCATCTACTTCGTGATGGGAATCCTTTTCATTTCACAAGCTCTCGCGGGCTGGATCATGGTCGCCAGCGGATTGGTAGACCGCCCATCCGTCAGTCACTTCAACCTGACGATACACTTGCTCCTCGCACTAACCTTGTTCGGCCTCGCCTACTGGACTGCCCTTGGACATAAATTCGGTTTCGACAATTCGGGGGCAAAGGCCAAGTGGTCTCTGCCTTCGAAGTTGTCTGTTGTGTATTTCGTTTTGCTGATCGTTCAGATCACATACGGCGGATTCACAGCGGGCCTCAAGGCCGGGCATGTATCAAATACATGGCCGTTGATGCTCGGCAAGCTTATTCCGCCCAACCTTTTCAACTCTGCCATCAACCTGATCGAATCCCCACAAGCCATCGTATTCATCCATCGTTGGTTTGCGTTTGTGGTCTTGTTGGCTGTCCCATTGATCTATTCCGCTTCAAAGAAACAGGGATTTCCACAAGACCTTCAAACGGGGCTCAAGTGGTTGATCGGTGTGGTCATTTTGCAGATCGTGTTGGGCATAGTGACTGTCATCTCTAATGTAAATATCGTCATTGCATTGCTCCATCAGGCAAATGCCATCGTATTATTTGGTCTGGCAGTGTACTTTATTCATCGGTTCAGAGCATTGGATGCCAAAGGTCTATAA
- a CDS encoding hydrogenase maturation nickel metallochaperone HypA, whose amino-acid sequence MHEQRSAKILFDKAIQHPHAEDIRQIQVAIGEISELDQGIIQQQWVELSKGTALERAQIRFRLITAEAQCMACFKKYYPVNGTIHCPHCGSFGAKILSGEEFYVEHIETK is encoded by the coding sequence ATGCATGAACAGCGATCCGCAAAAATACTTTTCGATAAAGCCATCCAGCATCCACATGCGGAGGACATCAGGCAAATTCAAGTCGCCATCGGTGAAATATCAGAACTCGATCAAGGCATCATTCAACAGCAGTGGGTTGAGTTGAGCAAAGGCACAGCCCTGGAACGCGCGCAGATTCGTTTTCGTCTTATCACTGCCGAAGCACAGTGCATGGCCTGCTTCAAAAAATATTATCCCGTGAACGGAACCATCCATTGCCCGCACTGCGGAAGTTTCGGCGCAAAAATTTTATCTGGTGAGGAATTTTATGTTGAACACATTGAGACAAAGTAG
- a CDS encoding PD40 domain-containing protein, whose product MLNTLRQSRFGFASAALILFLIAGCNMPAASTPTPDLFATLQASTPLTAFTPNPLETPTPAPLISNPVDLPTATASPISTDGVPSPTAADGLTGHIVFTCQIFKVQASNQICIMNADGTGFRRLTTDNNRQHFYPSLSPDGRSVLYSGFFEKNNYEIYELTIADGALKRLTNIFTIETAPEFSPDGERIIFARENPSTQRFQLIMMSSNGKEEDNVPNVTGWDPTWSPDGSQILFASDKRGPVQLFKVNPNGKGLKVITDLPAIRGRSDWSADGRSIVTYSGPAWNRELYIMSADGTNSHQLTPSGGNSQGPSFSPDGKWVVFTSYFDNYGDDNGCEIYVIRVDGTDLRRLTNNDYCDYQPRWGP is encoded by the coding sequence ATGTTGAACACATTGAGACAAAGTAGATTTGGATTTGCATCTGCAGCTTTGATCCTGTTTTTGATCGCTGGATGCAATATGCCAGCCGCCTCCACCCCGACCCCGGACCTGTTTGCCACGCTCCAAGCCTCCACGCCGCTGACGGCTTTCACGCCCAACCCGTTGGAAACACCAACGCCTGCTCCGTTGATCTCCAACCCGGTGGACTTGCCCACCGCCACGGCCAGCCCTATCTCAACAGATGGCGTTCCATCGCCTACTGCCGCTGACGGTTTGACGGGTCATATTGTTTTCACATGTCAGATCTTCAAGGTGCAGGCCAGTAATCAGATTTGCATCATGAATGCGGATGGCACCGGCTTTAGAAGGCTGACCACCGACAATAACAGACAACACTTCTATCCATCCCTTTCACCGGATGGCAGGAGCGTGTTGTATTCGGGGTTCTTTGAAAAAAATAACTATGAGATCTATGAACTGACGATTGCCGATGGAGCCCTGAAACGGTTGACCAACATCTTCACGATCGAGACCGCGCCTGAGTTTTCACCGGATGGTGAGCGTATTATTTTTGCGCGTGAAAACCCATCCACTCAGAGGTTCCAACTGATTATGATGAGTAGCAATGGTAAAGAAGAAGATAATGTCCCCAACGTTACGGGCTGGGACCCGACCTGGTCGCCGGATGGAAGTCAGATCCTGTTTGCCTCCGATAAGCGTGGACCGGTGCAACTGTTCAAAGTAAATCCCAATGGCAAAGGCTTGAAAGTTATTACTGACTTGCCCGCCATTCGTGGGCGCAGTGACTGGTCTGCTGACGGACGTTCGATCGTTACGTATTCCGGTCCCGCATGGAATCGTGAACTCTACATCATGTCCGCTGATGGGACGAATTCCCATCAACTCACACCGAGTGGTGGCAACAGTCAGGGGCCATCCTTTTCACCGGATGGCAAGTGGGTGGTCTTTACCTCATACTTCGATAATTATGGGGATGATAACGGTTGCGAGATCTATGTCATACGTGTAGATGGCACAGACCTGCGGCGCTTAACGAACAACGATTATTGTGATTATCAGCCGAGATGGGGGCCGTAA
- a CDS encoding SDR family oxidoreductase — translation MNIKGKVVIVTGASSGIGEATARQFGREGAKVVLAARRVDRLEALVQEIAALHTGAETLVVQADLTKLDDILKLVNESMTKFGRVDVLVNNAGFGRLDWLENLDPIKDIQAQFDVNVMGVIQTTRQVLPIMMKQRSGHIINMGSMAGLVGTPTYTIYAATKHAVHGFTEALRREVKPWGIDVSMIYPGGVVTEFTQHAGIKRKTKTTTPKALLLTADQVGDAVVQLVRSPRAMRILPWVWTFTVWMNRNFNWLVDRTTINSFTIPEREDELKAKI, via the coding sequence ATGAACATTAAAGGTAAAGTGGTCATCGTTACCGGCGCATCATCGGGAATTGGTGAAGCGACGGCTCGTCAGTTTGGCAGGGAGGGGGCGAAGGTTGTGCTTGCCGCCCGCCGCGTGGACCGACTCGAGGCATTGGTGCAGGAAATTGCCGCGCTCCACACCGGCGCAGAGACGTTGGTGGTACAGGCCGATCTCACAAAACTTGATGATATTCTGAAACTCGTCAACGAATCAATGACAAAGTTTGGGCGCGTGGATGTGCTGGTGAACAACGCAGGCTTTGGTCGATTGGACTGGTTGGAGAATCTCGACCCGATTAAAGATATTCAGGCGCAGTTCGATGTCAATGTGATGGGCGTTATTCAAACGACGCGGCAGGTTTTGCCGATCATGATGAAGCAACGTTCCGGTCACATTATCAATATGGGTTCGATGGCGGGTCTGGTCGGTACGCCAACTTACACGATCTATGCCGCTACTAAACATGCCGTGCATGGATTCACCGAGGCCTTGCGGCGCGAGGTCAAACCGTGGGGCATTGATGTCTCGATGATTTATCCCGGCGGCGTGGTGACCGAATTCACGCAACATGCCGGTATCAAACGCAAGACGAAAACAACTACTCCCAAAGCTTTGTTGTTGACAGCCGATCAGGTGGGTGATGCGGTTGTGCAGTTAGTGCGAAGTCCGCGTGCGATGCGAATCCTTCCGTGGGTGTGGACGTTCACCGTTTGGATGAACCGCAACTTTAATTGGCTTGTAGATCGCACTACGATCAATAGCTTTACGATCCCCGAGCGTGAGGATGAGTTGAAGGCGAAAATATAA
- a CDS encoding carbohydrate kinase family protein — MDIHFIVFGHLTREFLLPPQGQPRLDVMGGSLLYAAAGLGIWESGIGLVGRVGDDYPRAWLNEVKSHGFDTSGIRILEKNLDVREFIAYTEAFEANNVNPVSHFARREMTFPKSLLGYQVERLVDEEHKLIVTDIPNDYLSARAAYLCPMDLVTQTQLIAGLKRGDVHSFILDPSPVTMNPTSRRELPALLNGVTAFLPSEEEMRNLFQSETHDLWEMAEAVSLYGCEYVVIKRGVNGQLLYDADTKRKWEIPAYPTRMEDVTGAGDAFGGGFMAGFCKDYDALEGVLYGNVSASLKLEGHGAFHPLDVLPGLADARLSALRDMVRQV, encoded by the coding sequence ATGGATATTCACTTCATCGTTTTTGGTCATCTCACGCGTGAATTTTTACTCCCTCCGCAAGGACAGCCTCGCCTCGATGTGATGGGCGGGAGTCTGCTTTATGCGGCGGCGGGGCTTGGGATCTGGGAATCAGGTATCGGGTTGGTGGGACGCGTGGGAGATGATTATCCGCGCGCATGGTTGAACGAGGTCAAGTCACATGGATTCGATACGAGCGGCATCCGCATCCTTGAAAAGAATCTGGATGTGCGTGAGTTCATCGCGTATACCGAAGCGTTCGAGGCGAATAACGTTAATCCCGTTTCGCATTTTGCGCGGCGCGAGATGACCTTCCCGAAATCATTGCTGGGATATCAAGTGGAGCGCCTTGTGGATGAAGAACACAAGTTGATCGTGACAGATATTCCCAACGATTATCTGAGCGCACGCGCCGCCTACCTTTGCCCAATGGACCTGGTGACACAGACTCAATTGATCGCGGGACTTAAACGGGGCGATGTGCACTCGTTCATTCTGGACCCGTCGCCTGTTACCATGAATCCAACTTCGAGGCGCGAGTTGCCTGCTCTGCTCAACGGCGTGACAGCTTTCCTGCCGTCCGAGGAAGAGATGCGGAATCTGTTTCAAAGCGAAACGCATGATTTGTGGGAAATGGCTGAAGCGGTTTCGTTATATGGATGCGAATACGTGGTGATCAAGCGCGGCGTCAACGGACAGTTGTTGTATGATGCCGATACAAAACGCAAATGGGAGATCCCTGCATACCCCACACGTATGGAAGATGTGACAGGCGCAGGTGATGCGTTTGGTGGCGGATTCATGGCTGGCTTTTGCAAAGACTATGATGCTTTGGAAGGTGTGTTGTATGGGAATGTGTCCGCTTCGTTGAAGTTGGAGGGGCATGGTGCATTTCATCCATTGGATGTACTACCAGGGTTGGCAGATGCGAGGTTGAGTGCTTTACGGGATATGGTAAGACAAGTGTAG